A part of Sulfurifustis variabilis genomic DNA contains:
- the metH gene encoding methionine synthase — protein MLLHDSNDRAASRAQRLRRLDPLLKTRVLVLDGAMGTMIQRYKLTEQDYRGERFKDWPSDLKGNNDLLVLTQPKIIRDIHGAYLEAGADIIETNTFNSTAISMTDYGMQSLAYELNVEGARLARATADGFEKKDSTRPRYVAGVLGPLNRTASISPDVNNPGFRNVTFDEMVLAYTDAVRGLVEGGADLILIETVFDTLNAKAAIYAVDQYFEKLGERLPIMISGTITDAAGRVLSGQTAEAFWNSVAHARPLTIGLNCALGVTQLRQYVEEVSRFADVRTSVHPNAGLPNAFGGYDDTPEFMAKEIGDWARQGFLNIVGGCCGTTPAHIKAIAGAVASSSPRTPARIEPKLRLSGLEALNIGPDSLFVNVGERTNITGSAAFKKLILNNEYAKGLDVARQQVENGAQVIDINMDEAMLDGVQAMGTFVNLIASEPDIARVPLMIDSSKWEVIEAGLKRSQGKGIVNSISLKEGEEKFLEHARLVRRFGAAAVVMAFDEQGQADTKERKVGICERAYRLLTEKAGFPPQDIIFDPNIFAVATGIAEHNGYARDFIEATREIRKRCPHAHVSGGVSNVSFSFRGNNPVREAIHAVFLYHAIKAGMTMGIVNAGVLPVYEDIPEELRERVEDVILNRREDATERLLEIAPKYAGKGEQSKGPDLTWRAQPVNERLKHALVHGIDEYVETDTEEARQQHERPIQVIEGPLMDGMGVVGDLFGAGKMFLPQVVKSARVMKKAVAYLIPFIEAEKTAETRAKGKILMATVKGDVHDIGKNIVGVVLACNNYDVIDLGVMVPAAKILEVAKKENVDIIGLSGLITPSLDEMAHLAKELEREGFQVPLLIGGATTSRVHTAVKIAPNYGRPTIWVKDASRSVTVASSLLSPEQKPEYVAKIRAEYDEVRKRHAGKKSNVRLLSLADARANKTRIDWSGYAPPAPRKLGLEVLPNYPLDELARYIDWGPFFLTWELHGKYPAILDDEKVGPQARQLFDDARKTLKELIAGRKLTANGVIGLFAANSVGDDIEVYTDETRSRVAAVFRTLRQQDEKPPGKPNRALADFVAPKETGLEDYIGAFAVTAGIGADELAKKYAAEHDDYKAIMVKALADRLAEAFAERLHERVRREFWGYAADEKLENEQLIREEYKGIRPAPGYPACPDHTEKPTLFALIDATRKAKVQLTESNAMWPAASVSGLYFSLPESTYFAVGQLGKDQVEDYARRKGVDLKTAERWLAPNLGYDPEE, from the coding sequence ATGCTGCTCCACGACTCCAACGACCGCGCCGCGTCCCGCGCCCAACGCCTTCGCCGACTGGACCCGCTCCTCAAGACCCGGGTCCTCGTCCTCGACGGCGCGATGGGTACGATGATCCAGCGCTACAAGCTCACGGAGCAGGACTACCGCGGCGAGCGCTTCAAGGACTGGCCCTCGGACCTGAAGGGCAACAACGATCTGCTCGTCCTCACGCAGCCGAAGATCATCCGCGACATCCACGGCGCGTACCTCGAGGCCGGCGCCGACATCATCGAGACCAACACGTTCAACTCGACGGCGATCTCGATGACCGACTACGGCATGCAGTCGCTCGCCTACGAGCTGAACGTCGAGGGCGCCCGCCTGGCGCGCGCGACCGCCGACGGCTTCGAGAAGAAGGATTCGACGCGTCCCCGCTACGTCGCGGGGGTGCTCGGACCGCTCAACCGCACCGCGTCGATCTCCCCCGACGTCAACAACCCCGGCTTTCGCAATGTCACGTTCGACGAGATGGTGCTCGCCTACACCGACGCCGTGCGCGGCCTCGTCGAGGGCGGCGCGGACCTCATCCTCATCGAGACCGTGTTCGACACGCTGAACGCCAAGGCGGCGATCTACGCGGTCGACCAGTACTTCGAGAAGCTCGGCGAGCGCCTGCCGATCATGATCTCCGGCACCATCACGGACGCCGCCGGCCGCGTGCTCTCCGGCCAGACCGCCGAAGCGTTCTGGAACTCCGTTGCTCATGCGCGGCCGTTGACCATCGGCCTGAACTGCGCGCTGGGGGTGACCCAGCTCCGGCAGTACGTCGAAGAGGTGTCGCGCTTCGCCGACGTGCGGACCAGCGTTCACCCGAACGCGGGCCTGCCGAACGCCTTCGGCGGCTACGACGATACCCCCGAGTTCATGGCGAAAGAGATCGGGGACTGGGCCCGGCAGGGATTCCTTAATATAGTGGGCGGCTGCTGCGGGACGACCCCCGCTCACATCAAGGCGATTGCGGGCGCGGTGGCGTCCTCGAGCCCGCGCACCCCTGCGCGCATCGAGCCGAAGCTCCGGCTCTCGGGCCTCGAGGCGCTCAACATCGGCCCCGACTCCCTCTTCGTCAACGTCGGCGAGCGCACCAACATCACGGGCTCGGCCGCATTCAAGAAGCTCATTCTCAACAACGAGTACGCCAAGGGCCTGGACGTCGCGCGCCAGCAGGTCGAGAACGGCGCCCAGGTCATCGACATCAACATGGACGAGGCGATGCTCGACGGCGTGCAGGCGATGGGCACGTTCGTGAACCTCATCGCCTCCGAGCCCGACATCGCCCGCGTGCCGCTCATGATCGACTCCTCCAAGTGGGAGGTCATCGAGGCGGGTCTCAAGCGCAGCCAGGGCAAGGGCATCGTCAACTCGATTTCGCTGAAAGAGGGCGAGGAGAAGTTTCTCGAGCACGCGCGCCTGGTGCGCCGCTTCGGCGCCGCCGCCGTCGTGATGGCCTTCGACGAGCAGGGCCAGGCCGACACGAAGGAGCGCAAGGTCGGGATCTGCGAGCGCGCCTACAGGCTCCTCACGGAGAAGGCCGGCTTCCCGCCGCAGGACATCATCTTCGATCCCAACATCTTCGCGGTCGCGACCGGGATCGCCGAGCACAACGGCTACGCGCGCGACTTCATCGAGGCGACGCGCGAGATCCGCAAGCGTTGTCCGCACGCGCATGTCTCCGGCGGGGTGTCGAACGTGTCGTTCTCGTTCCGCGGCAACAACCCGGTGCGCGAGGCGATCCACGCGGTGTTCCTGTACCACGCGATCAAGGCCGGCATGACGATGGGCATCGTCAACGCCGGCGTGCTGCCGGTATACGAGGACATCCCGGAGGAGCTGCGCGAGCGCGTCGAGGACGTGATCCTGAACCGGCGCGAGGACGCGACCGAGCGGCTGCTGGAAATCGCGCCCAAGTACGCCGGCAAGGGCGAACAGAGCAAGGGACCGGACCTCACGTGGCGCGCGCAGCCGGTCAACGAGCGCCTCAAACACGCGCTCGTGCACGGCATCGACGAGTACGTGGAAACCGACACCGAGGAAGCGCGCCAGCAGCACGAGCGCCCGATCCAGGTGATCGAAGGCCCGCTCATGGACGGCATGGGCGTCGTCGGCGACCTCTTCGGCGCCGGCAAGATGTTCCTGCCGCAGGTGGTGAAGAGCGCGCGCGTGATGAAGAAGGCCGTCGCTTACCTCATCCCCTTCATCGAGGCCGAGAAGACGGCGGAGACCCGCGCCAAGGGCAAGATCCTGATGGCGACGGTCAAGGGCGACGTGCACGACATCGGCAAGAACATCGTCGGCGTCGTGCTCGCGTGCAACAACTACGACGTCATCGATCTCGGCGTGATGGTCCCGGCCGCGAAGATCCTCGAGGTGGCGAAGAAGGAGAACGTCGACATCATCGGCCTCTCGGGCCTCATCACGCCCTCGCTCGACGAGATGGCGCACCTCGCCAAGGAGCTCGAGCGCGAGGGGTTCCAGGTGCCGCTCCTGATCGGCGGCGCCACGACCTCGCGCGTGCACACGGCGGTCAAGATCGCGCCGAACTACGGCCGCCCGACCATCTGGGTGAAGGACGCCTCGCGCAGCGTGACGGTGGCGTCGAGCCTGCTGAGCCCCGAGCAGAAACCGGAGTATGTCGCGAAGATCCGCGCCGAGTACGACGAGGTGCGCAAGCGCCATGCGGGCAAGAAGTCGAACGTCCGCCTGCTGTCGCTCGCGGACGCACGCGCCAACAAGACCCGGATCGACTGGTCCGGCTACGCGCCCCCCGCCCCGCGGAAACTCGGGCTCGAAGTGCTTCCGAACTATCCGCTGGACGAGCTCGCGCGCTACATCGACTGGGGCCCCTTTTTCCTCACGTGGGAGCTGCACGGCAAGTACCCCGCCATCCTGGACGACGAGAAGGTCGGCCCGCAGGCCAGGCAGCTGTTCGACGACGCGCGGAAGACGCTGAAGGAGCTGATCGCGGGGCGCAAGCTGACCGCGAACGGCGTCATCGGCCTCTTCGCCGCCAACAGCGTCGGCGACGACATCGAGGTGTATACGGACGAAACCCGCAGCCGGGTGGCGGCCGTTTTCCGCACGCTCCGCCAGCAGGACGAAAAGCCCCCCGGCAAGCCGAACCGCGCGCTCGCCGACTTCGTCGCGCCCAAGGAGACCGGCCTCGAGGACTACATCGGCGCCTTCGCCGTCACCGCCGGAATCGGCGCCGACGAGCTCGCCAAGAAGTACGCCGCCGAGCACGACGACTACAAGGCGATCATGGTCAAGGCCCTCGCCGACCGGCTGGCCGAGGCGTTCGCCGAACGTTTGCACGAGCGCGTGCGCAGGGAGTTCTGGGGCTATGCCGCGGACGAGAAGCTCGAGAACGAGCAGCTGATCCGCGAGGAGTACAAGGGCATCCGCCCCGCACCGGGCTACCCGGCCTGTCCCGACCACACCGAGAAACCGACGCTGTTCGCGCTGATCGACGCCACGCGCAAGGCCAAGGTGCAGCTGACCGAGAGCAACGCCATGTGGCCGGCGGCGTCCGTCAGCGGCCTCTACTTCTCGCTTCCGGAGTCGACGTACTTCGCCGTGGGCCAGCTCGGCAAGGACCAGGTCGAGGACTACGCGCGCCGGAAAGGGGTGGACCTCAAGACCGCCGAACGCTGGCTCGCGCCGAATCTCGGGTACGATCCGGAGGAGTAG